ATGTACGGCGGGCGCATGAGTTCTCGGATATTGACCTTCTTGCCATTTTCATGCAACGCCCTCAGAAGGTCCTTTGCATGAACAACGCCGACGATATTGTCCACTGTATCTTCGTATATGGGCACGCGTGAATGCCCTGCACGGATTATCACATCTAGAAGCTCATCAACCGAGGCATTTACCTCGACACATTTCATATCGGTCCGCGGCGTCATAACTTTTCGCACGACGGTATCGGTGAACTCAAAGATGGAATGAATCATCTCCTTTTCTTCCTCTTCGAGAACACCTTCCTCTTCGCCGGCTTCCACAAGCATTTTGAGCTCTTCCTCAGTTAGAATTGGCGGTGAGAAGCTAGCTCTGCCACCGAAAGGTCTGACAAACAGATTGCTTGCGGCTGTGATTGTTTTAACAAACGGTGCCGTGAGATACGAAAGCCAAAGCATTGGACCGGCAACCAACAATGCAATTTTTTCGGCGTGCTGGAGAGCCAGACTTTTTGGGGCAGTCTCCCCAATTACTAAACTTAGAAAGACTATCACAAGGGTCAAGAGCACGACCGCTGACGCAATTGGGTTGTCAGCGATGATTGGAATGCCTGTCGCCTGAAGGTACTTTGCTAGTGGTTCGGCTAGCGTAGCGGCACCTGCCGCTGAGGCGAAAAACCCAACGAGGGTGATGCCCATCTGCACCGTCGCCAAAAAGCGGGTGGGGTCTTCAAGCAGCCTCTGAACCGCTTTTGCTCGAGAGACGCCTTCGTCCACAAGCTGCTTTATTCTTGTCTTGCGCACGGATACAATCGCTATCTCTGCCATAGAAAAGAATGCATTACAGAAAAGCAGCAGAAATATGAGAATAACGCTCTTAACTATGCCGGGATTGCCCGTGCTTCCTACCATCCCGGCAAAACTGAACGGGTCAACATCTGTACCCAAGTAATAAAACACCCCCTAAACTGAACATTAAAAGGATGAAACTAACCACAGTCTAAACTTAGCCTGGTGCAAACCAATAAACGACAGCCGTGACTAGCATTGCAAGCACGGCGCCGATGATAACCTCCTGCAGTGAATGAATCTTAGCCT
This Armatimonadota bacterium DNA region includes the following protein-coding sequences:
- a CDS encoding hemolysin family protein, with product MGTDVDPFSFAGMVGSTGNPGIVKSVILIFLLLFCNAFFSMAEIAIVSVRKTRIKQLVDEGVSRAKAVQRLLEDPTRFLATVQMGITLVGFFASAAGAATLAEPLAKYLQATGIPIIADNPIASAVVLLTLVIVFLSLVIGETAPKSLALQHAEKIALLVAGPMLWLSYLTAPFVKTITAASNLFVRPFGGRASFSPPILTEEELKMLVEAGEEEGVLEEEEKEMIHSIFEFTDTVVRKVMTPRTDMKCVEVNASVDELLDVIIRAGHSRVPIYEDTVDNIVGVVHAKDLLRALHENGKKVNIRELMRPPYIVPENKKVDELLAEFKKSKIQMAIVVDEYGGTAGLVTIEDILEEIVGDIMDEYDVEEPMTEILDENTMIVDARIPISEINELMDIQLPEEEFDTIGGFVFGLFGTQPHQGQAVEYDGIKFVVEKTDGRRIQKVRIIKPPKSPEGEEETEGGGSAR